The proteins below come from a single Pseudarthrobacter sp. SSS035 genomic window:
- a CDS encoding CTP synthase, which yields MIGSNSVVQRSNSRVNSRFPGSSKTTKHIFVTGGVASSLGKGLTASSLGHLLRARGLSVTMQKLDPYLNVDPGTMNPFQHGEVFVTDDGAETDLDIGHYERFLDENLEGSANVTTGQVYSTVIAKERRGEYLGDTVQVIPHITDEIKRRMRLPAEGKNAPDVIITEIGGTVGDIESQPFLESARQVRQDIGRGNVFFVHVSLVPYIGPSQELKTKPTQHSVAALRSIGIQPEAIVVRSDREVPEPMRAKIGRMCDVDIEAVIGCPDAPSIYDIPKTLHTQGLDSYIVRALDLPFKDVDWTSWDKLLEAVHNPKHHVEIALVGKYIDLPDAYLSVTEALRAGGFANDTKVKIRWVPSDECETHEGAVASLDGVDAICVPGGFGIRGLEGKLGALKYARETKLPVLGLCLGLQCMVIEYARNVVGLEGASSSEFEPDSKYPVIATMEEQLDIVDGKGDLGGTMRLGLYEAKLDDGSVIAETYGKTTVSERHRHRYEVNNKYRDQIAAEGLVFSGTSPDGKLVEFVELPREVHPFYVATQAHPELSSRPTRPHPLFAGLVKAALDHQKAQDAPAAKPLRTVAAK from the coding sequence ATGATAGGCTCGAATTCCGTGGTGCAGCGATCAAATTCCCGTGTAAATTCCCGGTTCCCGGGCTCGTCCAAGACGACCAAACACATCTTCGTAACCGGTGGTGTGGCGTCCTCGCTCGGTAAGGGACTGACGGCTTCGAGCCTCGGTCACCTCCTGCGGGCACGCGGCCTGTCTGTAACTATGCAGAAGCTCGATCCCTATCTGAACGTGGATCCGGGCACGATGAACCCCTTCCAGCATGGCGAGGTCTTCGTCACCGACGACGGCGCCGAGACGGACCTGGACATCGGACACTACGAGCGGTTCCTCGACGAAAACCTCGAGGGCTCAGCCAACGTGACCACAGGCCAGGTCTACTCCACCGTGATCGCCAAGGAACGCCGCGGCGAATACCTCGGTGACACCGTCCAGGTCATCCCGCACATCACCGATGAGATCAAGCGCCGCATGCGGCTGCCGGCCGAAGGCAAAAACGCGCCGGACGTCATCATCACCGAAATCGGCGGCACCGTGGGAGACATCGAGTCGCAGCCCTTCCTCGAATCGGCCCGCCAGGTCCGCCAGGACATCGGCCGCGGCAACGTCTTCTTCGTCCATGTCTCCCTGGTGCCCTACATCGGACCCTCGCAGGAACTGAAGACCAAACCGACGCAGCACTCCGTGGCAGCCCTGCGCTCCATCGGCATCCAGCCCGAGGCAATCGTGGTCCGCTCGGACCGCGAAGTCCCCGAGCCCATGCGCGCCAAGATCGGCCGCATGTGCGACGTCGATATCGAAGCCGTCATCGGATGCCCGGATGCCCCCAGCATCTACGACATCCCCAAGACCCTGCACACGCAGGGACTGGATTCCTACATCGTGCGCGCCCTGGACCTGCCGTTCAAGGACGTTGACTGGACCAGCTGGGACAAGCTGCTTGAAGCAGTCCACAACCCCAAGCACCACGTGGAAATCGCACTGGTGGGCAAGTACATCGACCTGCCTGACGCTTACCTGTCCGTGACCGAGGCCCTGCGTGCCGGCGGCTTCGCCAACGACACCAAGGTCAAGATCCGATGGGTACCGTCGGATGAGTGCGAAACCCATGAAGGCGCCGTGGCGTCCCTGGACGGCGTGGACGCCATCTGCGTTCCCGGCGGCTTCGGCATCCGCGGCCTCGAAGGCAAGCTGGGCGCCCTGAAGTACGCCCGCGAAACCAAGCTGCCGGTCCTGGGCCTGTGCCTGGGCCTGCAGTGCATGGTGATCGAATATGCGCGCAACGTGGTGGGCCTCGAAGGAGCTTCCTCGTCCGAGTTCGAACCGGATTCCAAATACCCGGTGATTGCCACCATGGAAGAGCAGCTGGACATCGTGGACGGCAAGGGTGATCTTGGCGGCACCATGCGCCTGGGCCTGTACGAGGCAAAGCTCGACGACGGCTCGGTCATTGCAGAGACCTACGGCAAGACCACTGTCAGCGAACGCCACCGGCACCGCTACGAGGTCAACAACAAGTACCGCGACCAGATCGCTGCCGAGGGCCTGGTGTTCTCCGGAACGTCACCGGACGGCAAGCTTGTGGAATTCGTAGAGCTGCCCCGCGAGGTCCACCCGTTCTACGTGGCAACCCAGGCGCACCCTGAACTGAGCTCACGGCCCACGCGGCCGCACCCGCTCTTCGCCGGGCTCGTCAAGGCCGCCCTGGACCACCAGAAAGCACAGGACGCGCCGGCAGCCAAGCCGTTGCGTACGGTTGCCGCAAAATAA
- a CDS encoding bifunctional 2-methylcitrate synthase/citrate synthase, which translates to MAAEDIKKGLAGVVVDYTAVSKVNPDTNSLLYRGYPVQELAARCSFEEVAFLLWNGELPTPDELSAFYARERAGRALDPVVKQIVDTLPTTAHPMDVCRTAASVMGARHPLAEDSSPEANMAKAVDLFAAMPAIVAYDQRRRRGQDVVEPRDDLGYSENFLWMTFGEDHVPEVVDAFNVSMILYAEHSFNASTFTARVITSSLSDLHSAVTGAIGALKGPLHGGANEAVMHTFDEIGIRPEESLDEAAARAKAWMEDALAHKRKVMGFGHRVYKHGDSRVPTMKAALDKMIAHYGRPELLGLYNGLEQAMDEAKAIKPNLDYPTGPTYHLMGFDTATFTPLFVASRITGWTAHIMEQAASNSLIRPLSEYNGPDERHVP; encoded by the coding sequence ATGGCTGCTGAAGATATCAAGAAGGGCCTGGCCGGCGTCGTGGTGGACTACACCGCGGTCTCCAAGGTCAACCCGGATACCAATTCGCTGCTGTACCGCGGCTATCCCGTCCAGGAGCTGGCCGCCAGGTGCAGCTTCGAGGAAGTGGCCTTCCTGTTGTGGAACGGCGAGCTGCCCACCCCCGATGAGCTGTCCGCATTCTATGCCCGCGAGCGCGCCGGACGTGCCCTTGATCCCGTGGTGAAGCAGATCGTGGACACGCTCCCCACCACCGCGCACCCGATGGATGTCTGCCGGACCGCGGCGTCCGTGATGGGCGCCAGGCACCCGCTGGCGGAAGACTCCTCACCCGAGGCCAACATGGCCAAGGCCGTGGATCTCTTCGCCGCGATGCCTGCGATAGTTGCCTATGACCAGCGCCGCCGCCGCGGCCAGGACGTCGTGGAGCCCCGGGATGACCTGGGCTACTCGGAAAACTTCCTGTGGATGACCTTCGGCGAGGACCATGTTCCGGAGGTCGTGGACGCCTTCAACGTCTCGATGATCCTGTACGCCGAGCACTCCTTCAACGCCTCCACGTTCACCGCCCGCGTGATCACCTCCAGCCTGTCCGACCTGCACTCGGCCGTGACGGGCGCGATCGGCGCCCTCAAGGGTCCGCTGCACGGCGGCGCCAACGAAGCCGTGATGCACACCTTCGACGAGATCGGCATCCGGCCCGAGGAATCACTCGACGAAGCCGCCGCCCGGGCCAAGGCCTGGATGGAGGACGCACTGGCACATAAGAGGAAAGTCATGGGCTTCGGCCACCGCGTCTACAAGCACGGTGACTCCCGCGTCCCCACCATGAAGGCCGCGCTGGACAAGATGATCGCCCACTACGGCCGCCCCGAACTGCTGGGATTGTACAACGGTCTCGAGCAGGCCATGGACGAGGCCAAGGCCATCAAGCCCAACCTCGACTACCCGACCGGCCCCACCTACCACCTCATGGGCTTCGACACCGCCACGTTCACACCCCTGTTCGTGGCCAGCCGCATCACCGGCTGGACCGCGCACATCATGGAACAGGCAGCCAGCAACTCGCTGATCCGCCCGCTGAGCGAATACAACGGACCGGACGAACGGCACGTTCCCTAA
- the recN gene encoding DNA repair protein RecN, whose amino-acid sequence MLEELRIRDLGVITDATLPLGPGLSVVTGETGAGKTMVVTAVGLLLGARSDAGAVRSGAKSATAEAVLKLDAGHPAIARAVEAGADVEEFDGGAELILARRLGADGRSRAFLGGRAAPVGVLAEIGETLVVVHGQSDQIRLKGAAAQRGALDKFAGDALAGPLASYQALYSHWKASQAELETLRSAARDRLREAESLEVALAEISTVDPQPGEDESLKAEAVKLANVEELRIAANTAHQALIAEDYGDAGDATTLVDVAKRTLEHVAEHDAELGSAAARLAEVGFLLNDIATELASYQAGLDSEGPERLAEIEDRRAALATLVRKYAPSIDEVLVWAENARVRFDELQDDSTRIEALDADVVRTEAELQQQAAAVSKIRAKAAKELSGRVSSELKALAMADATLVITREAAAQLTPHGADEITFLLQPHSGAPARPLGKGASGGELSRVMLAIEVVLAAVDPVPTFVFDEVDAGVGGRAAVEIGRRLAMLAQHVQVLVVTHLPQVAAFADQHITVTKTSVRGADGGTATGFTSSDVRLLDGPERVRELARMLAGQEDSESAQAHAQELLDDAKLLPQRA is encoded by the coding sequence ATGCTTGAAGAACTGAGAATCCGCGATCTGGGCGTCATCACCGACGCCACGCTGCCGCTGGGCCCCGGGCTGAGCGTCGTTACCGGCGAAACCGGAGCCGGCAAAACGATGGTGGTCACCGCCGTCGGCCTCCTGCTGGGGGCGAGGTCCGACGCCGGCGCGGTCCGGAGCGGCGCGAAGAGCGCCACGGCGGAGGCCGTCCTCAAGCTCGACGCCGGGCATCCGGCGATTGCCCGGGCAGTTGAAGCGGGTGCCGACGTGGAGGAGTTCGACGGCGGCGCTGAGCTTATTCTTGCGCGTCGCCTCGGTGCGGACGGGCGCAGCCGGGCCTTCCTGGGCGGGCGGGCCGCCCCGGTGGGCGTTCTCGCGGAGATCGGTGAAACCCTCGTGGTGGTCCACGGGCAGTCGGACCAGATCAGGCTTAAGGGGGCGGCCGCCCAGCGCGGCGCCCTGGACAAATTTGCCGGCGATGCGCTGGCAGGCCCGTTGGCCTCTTACCAGGCGCTCTACAGCCACTGGAAGGCCAGCCAGGCGGAGCTGGAAACCCTGCGCAGCGCCGCCCGCGACAGGCTCCGCGAGGCCGAGTCGCTGGAAGTCGCCCTGGCCGAAATCAGCACCGTGGATCCGCAGCCGGGGGAGGACGAATCCCTCAAGGCGGAGGCTGTGAAACTGGCCAACGTGGAAGAGCTCAGGATTGCGGCGAACACGGCACACCAGGCGCTCATCGCGGAGGACTACGGTGACGCGGGCGACGCCACCACCCTCGTGGACGTCGCGAAAAGGACCCTGGAGCACGTGGCCGAGCACGACGCCGAACTGGGATCCGCCGCAGCGCGGTTGGCCGAAGTGGGCTTCCTGCTCAACGACATCGCCACGGAGCTGGCCAGCTACCAGGCCGGGCTGGACTCGGAGGGCCCCGAACGCCTCGCCGAGATCGAGGACCGGAGGGCCGCCCTGGCCACTCTGGTCCGAAAGTACGCCCCCAGCATCGACGAGGTCCTGGTGTGGGCGGAAAACGCCCGGGTCCGTTTCGACGAGCTGCAGGACGACTCCACCAGGATCGAAGCCCTGGACGCGGACGTGGTTCGGACCGAAGCGGAACTGCAGCAGCAGGCAGCCGCCGTCAGCAAGATCCGCGCCAAGGCTGCCAAGGAGCTGTCCGGCCGGGTGAGCTCGGAGCTGAAGGCACTCGCCATGGCGGACGCCACCCTGGTGATCACCCGTGAGGCGGCCGCCCAGCTGACTCCGCATGGAGCGGACGAGATCACATTCCTGCTCCAGCCGCACTCCGGAGCCCCGGCCCGTCCGCTGGGCAAGGGCGCCTCCGGCGGCGAACTCTCCCGCGTCATGCTGGCCATCGAGGTAGTGCTGGCCGCGGTGGATCCGGTGCCCACGTTTGTGTTCGATGAGGTGGACGCCGGGGTCGGCGGGCGGGCCGCCGTCGAAATTGGCCGCCGGCTGGCCATGCTGGCACAGCACGTGCAGGTCCTGGTGGTCACGCACCTGCCGCAGGTGGCAGCCTTCGCGGACCAGCACATCACAGTCACCAAGACATCCGTCAGGGGGGCCGACGGCGGCACCGCCACCGGGTTCACGTCCAGTGATGTTCGCCTCCTCGACGGCCCGGAGCGTGTGCGGGAACTCGCCCGGATGCTGGCGGGCCAGGAGGATTCGGAATCGGCCCAGGCGCACGCCCAGGAGCTGCTGGACGACGCAAAACTGCTGCCGCAGCGGGCCTGA
- a CDS encoding NUDIX hydrolase, with translation MPGTPETPQAARQVSDAPSPRRLLSTEKVYEGRIWDVVSDSFQLSETGESLTRDYIDHPGAVAVLPMNDAGEVLLIRQYRHPVGMDLWEIPAGLLDVEGEDFVAGAARELAEEADLAAGEWNVLVDFFNSPGSSSEAIRIYLARDLTDVPHHERHERTDEEAEIEFHWIALDDAVAAVLEGRLHNPSAVVGILAAAAAKADGFAGLRPADAPWPAHPSQR, from the coding sequence ATGCCCGGCACACCTGAAACCCCACAAGCCGCACGGCAGGTTTCGGATGCACCGAGCCCGCGCCGTCTTCTGTCTACGGAGAAGGTCTATGAAGGCCGGATCTGGGATGTGGTCAGCGACAGCTTCCAGCTGAGCGAAACGGGGGAGTCCCTGACCCGGGACTACATCGACCACCCTGGCGCCGTCGCCGTCCTGCCCATGAACGATGCCGGCGAGGTTCTTCTGATCAGGCAGTACCGGCACCCCGTGGGCATGGACCTTTGGGAAATCCCAGCCGGCCTGCTGGATGTGGAAGGCGAGGATTTTGTGGCGGGTGCTGCCCGCGAACTCGCCGAGGAGGCGGACCTCGCGGCCGGCGAATGGAACGTCCTGGTGGACTTCTTCAACTCGCCGGGCTCCTCCAGCGAGGCCATCCGCATCTACCTCGCCCGGGACCTCACCGACGTGCCTCACCACGAACGCCATGAGCGGACCGATGAGGAGGCCGAGATTGAGTTCCACTGGATCGCTTTGGACGACGCCGTGGCCGCGGTCCTGGAAGGCAGGCTGCACAACCCGTCCGCCGTCGTCGGAATCCTGGCCGCTGCCGCGGCGAAAGCTGACGGCTTTGCGGGACTGCGCCCCGCGGATGCACCCTGGCCTGCGCACCCCAGCCAGCGTTGA
- a CDS encoding TlyA family RNA methyltransferase codes for MARLDQALVARGLARSRTHAASLIAEGKVSSDGQILSKASLQVDDGKDLSVEHTEEDSYVSRAGHKLAGALDVFPEVTVAGKRCLDAGASTGGFTEVLLRRGAAHVVAVDVGHDQLVPQLRADDRVAVHEGMNVRYMAPEDIGGQAELTVADLSFISLTMVVLPLALCTQPGGDLVLMVKPQFEIGKDRLGRTGVVTSERERRMAVEKVANAALDAGLDLCGLAASPLPGQDGNVEYFLWIKRRMTQDLPKIEERLAAIDGLLGRIWPNH; via the coding sequence ATGGCACGACTTGACCAGGCGCTCGTGGCCCGCGGCCTGGCCAGGTCCCGGACCCACGCCGCTTCGTTGATTGCCGAGGGCAAAGTGAGCTCGGACGGGCAAATCCTTTCCAAGGCGTCCCTCCAGGTCGACGACGGCAAGGACCTGTCGGTCGAGCACACGGAAGAGGACAGCTACGTCAGCCGTGCCGGGCACAAGCTGGCGGGCGCTTTGGACGTATTCCCGGAAGTCACTGTTGCCGGCAAGAGATGCCTGGACGCCGGCGCCTCCACCGGCGGCTTCACCGAGGTGCTCCTGCGGCGCGGTGCGGCACACGTGGTGGCGGTCGACGTCGGCCATGACCAGCTGGTCCCGCAGCTCCGCGCCGATGACCGCGTAGCCGTGCATGAAGGCATGAACGTGCGGTACATGGCGCCGGAGGACATCGGCGGCCAGGCCGAACTCACGGTAGCCGACCTCTCCTTCATCTCGCTGACCATGGTGGTCCTGCCCCTGGCGCTGTGCACGCAGCCGGGCGGCGACCTGGTGCTGATGGTGAAGCCCCAGTTCGAGATCGGCAAGGACCGGCTGGGCCGCACCGGCGTGGTCACCTCCGAGCGCGAACGCCGGATGGCAGTGGAAAAAGTTGCCAATGCAGCGCTCGACGCCGGCCTGGACTTATGCGGCTTGGCGGCCAGTCCGCTGCCGGGACAGGACGGAAACGTCGAATACTTCCTGTGGATAAAGCGCAGGATGACCCAAGACCTGCCTAAGATCGAAGAGCGCCTCGCAGCCATTGACGGATTGCTTGGCCGAATCTGGCCGAACCACTAG
- a CDS encoding HAD-IIA family hydrolase gives MTEVPLISLFDALLADLDGVVYAGQHAIPGAVDSLQQLEGLGIGLGYVTNNASRTPAQVAAHLRELGAPADDEQVVSSSQAAAELLASLVAPGARVLITGSPALAQEIELVGLTPVHSQDEDPVAVVQGFNPGIGWKDLAEAAYVVSAGALWIATNTDMSIPQARGIAPGNGTLVAAVAAATGQTPRVAGKPEAPLFHAAAKRLAADRPLVVGDRLDTDILGGNNAGFATVAVLTGVDTTATILAARTAERPDYIINSLSDLHRPYPALDHTDGTHRCGASTARVSGDTIHVSGSEGDLDSWRAACAAWWTAVPDAALPTEPKLEWRNH, from the coding sequence ATGACTGAAGTTCCACTGATTTCCCTGTTCGACGCCCTTTTGGCGGACCTGGACGGCGTGGTCTACGCCGGGCAGCACGCCATCCCAGGCGCCGTGGACTCGCTGCAGCAACTGGAGGGTTTGGGCATTGGCCTGGGGTATGTCACCAACAATGCCTCCCGCACCCCGGCGCAGGTAGCGGCGCATCTCCGTGAACTGGGTGCACCGGCAGACGACGAGCAGGTGGTCAGTTCCTCGCAGGCCGCGGCCGAACTCCTGGCGTCACTCGTCGCCCCTGGAGCGCGGGTGCTGATCACCGGCAGCCCCGCACTGGCGCAGGAAATCGAACTGGTGGGACTGACGCCTGTCCACAGCCAGGACGAGGATCCGGTAGCTGTGGTCCAGGGATTCAATCCCGGGATCGGCTGGAAAGATCTTGCTGAGGCGGCGTACGTCGTGTCGGCCGGTGCACTGTGGATCGCAACCAACACCGATATGTCCATTCCGCAGGCACGCGGCATAGCCCCGGGCAACGGCACCCTGGTGGCAGCTGTAGCCGCCGCCACCGGACAGACGCCGCGGGTTGCCGGCAAGCCGGAGGCCCCGCTCTTCCACGCCGCCGCCAAACGGCTCGCGGCTGACCGCCCGCTGGTGGTGGGCGACCGCCTGGACACCGACATCCTCGGCGGCAACAACGCCGGGTTTGCCACGGTGGCAGTGCTGACCGGCGTCGACACCACAGCCACCATCCTGGCCGCACGCACTGCGGAACGCCCGGACTACATCATCAATTCCCTCAGCGACCTCCACCGCCCCTACCCGGCACTGGACCACACTGACGGAACGCACCGCTGCGGGGCCTCCACTGCGAGGGTCAGCGGCGACACCATCCACGTCAGCGGCAGCGAAGGTGACCTGGATTCGTGGCGGGCCGCCTGCGCCGCCTGGTGGACTGCGGTCCCCGACGCCGCACTTCCCACCGAACCCAAACTCGAGTGGCGCAATCATTAG
- a CDS encoding 8-oxo-dGTP diphosphatase has protein sequence MTFTPVTLCFLTRESAGVPQVLLGLKKTGFGRGKVVGLGGHVEPGETDAEAACREVHEEAGIVVRQEDLRDAGVVTFDFPARPEWNMSSRLFVAANWTGQPAESAEIRPEWFDVGALPVDRMWQDAAHWLPLALGGSFVRLTVVLNDDNETVREVLD, from the coding sequence ATGACGTTTACCCCTGTCACGCTGTGCTTTCTCACCCGTGAGTCAGCCGGTGTGCCACAGGTCCTGCTGGGCCTGAAGAAGACCGGCTTCGGCCGCGGCAAGGTGGTGGGCCTCGGCGGCCATGTTGAGCCGGGGGAGACGGATGCAGAGGCTGCCTGCCGCGAAGTCCACGAGGAAGCCGGGATTGTGGTCCGGCAGGAGGATCTGCGCGACGCCGGCGTGGTGACCTTCGATTTTCCTGCCCGCCCGGAGTGGAACATGAGTTCGCGGCTCTTTGTCGCAGCCAATTGGACCGGGCAGCCGGCCGAAAGTGCCGAGATCCGGCCGGAATGGTTCGACGTCGGCGCCTTGCCTGTGGACCGGATGTGGCAGGACGCCGCACATTGGCTGCCGCTGGCACTTGGTGGTTCTTTTGTGCGCCTGACAGTGGTCCTGAACGATGACAACGAGACCGTCCGCGAAGTGCTGGACTGA
- the xerD gene encoding site-specific tyrosine recombinase XerD, whose amino-acid sequence MTASTEAEAPTPPVRPQTAIDLAITEYLQHMGVERGLAANTLSAYRRDLARYSRYVTSEGCQGPGQITRHHVTGFLMALNDGSDGGTALGVRSAARTVVAVRGLHKFWALEGITTADPASDVHPPMPGKRLPKAISVDEVTRILEAAGADTATGLRDRALLEFLYSTGARISEAVGLDVDDIALHEAEAGPAVVRLFGKGSKERLVPLGSYGARAVDAYLVRGRPLLAAKGKGTPALFLNARGGRISRQSAWTILKAAADKANVTKDVSPHTLRHSFATHLLEGGADVRVVQELLGHASVTTTQVYTLVTADTLREIYAAAHPRALG is encoded by the coding sequence ATGACGGCGAGCACTGAGGCGGAAGCCCCGACGCCGCCCGTCCGGCCACAGACCGCCATCGACCTCGCCATCACCGAGTATCTGCAACATATGGGCGTGGAACGCGGCCTGGCAGCCAACACCCTCTCCGCCTACCGCCGTGACCTGGCGCGCTACTCCCGTTACGTGACGTCGGAGGGCTGCCAGGGCCCGGGCCAGATCACCCGCCACCACGTGACGGGGTTCCTGATGGCCCTCAACGACGGATCCGACGGCGGCACGGCCCTGGGCGTCCGGTCTGCTGCCAGGACTGTAGTGGCCGTCCGGGGCCTCCACAAGTTCTGGGCTCTGGAGGGGATCACGACGGCGGACCCCGCCAGCGACGTCCACCCGCCCATGCCGGGCAAACGGCTGCCCAAGGCCATCAGCGTGGACGAAGTCACCCGGATCCTTGAAGCCGCGGGGGCTGACACTGCCACAGGGCTCAGGGACCGTGCCCTGCTCGAGTTTCTCTATTCCACCGGTGCGAGGATCAGCGAGGCCGTGGGCCTGGACGTTGACGACATCGCCCTGCACGAGGCCGAGGCCGGGCCCGCCGTGGTCCGCCTGTTCGGCAAGGGATCCAAGGAACGGCTGGTGCCGCTGGGATCCTATGGGGCGCGGGCTGTGGACGCGTACCTGGTGCGCGGCCGTCCACTGCTGGCGGCGAAGGGCAAGGGAACGCCCGCCCTGTTCCTGAACGCCCGCGGCGGCAGGATCAGCCGGCAAAGCGCCTGGACCATCCTGAAGGCGGCCGCGGACAAAGCCAACGTCACCAAGGATGTTTCCCCCCACACACTGCGGCACTCCTTCGCGACGCATCTGCTCGAAGGCGGCGCCGATGTCCGCGTGGTGCAGGAACTCCTGGGGCACGCCTCGGTTACCACAACGCAGGTCTACACCCTGGTTACCGCTGACACACTGAGGGAAATTTACGCAGCAGCCCACCCCCGGGCGCTGGGCTGA
- a CDS encoding NAD kinase: MSRRVLVLAHTGREESLKAAWEACAQLHDSGIVPVMQESELRDMERFFGQLSQPVEILHDHVQLPDVELVMVLGGDGTILRAAELVREVDVPLLGVNLGHVGFLAESERADLAQTVEWIARRDYTVEERMTIDVQVWVRGQKIWHTWALNEAAIEKGNRERMIEVVTEVDERPLTSFGCDGVVVATPTGSTAYAFSAGGPVVWPEVEALVIVPISAHALFAKPLVVSPRSRLAVEVLTRTGAQGVLWCDGRRSVDLPPGARVEVTKSATPVRLARTHQTPFSARLVRKFELPIHGWRGPVPQSETIHTGPIPIVRTPRPRPPLQLASGDQPEDDTDPATAK, encoded by the coding sequence ATGAGCAGGCGAGTACTTGTCCTTGCCCACACTGGCCGCGAGGAGTCACTGAAGGCCGCCTGGGAAGCCTGCGCCCAACTGCATGACTCCGGCATTGTTCCCGTCATGCAGGAGTCTGAGCTGCGTGACATGGAACGATTCTTCGGGCAGCTCAGCCAACCGGTGGAGATCCTGCACGACCACGTACAGCTGCCGGACGTCGAGCTGGTGATGGTCCTGGGCGGTGACGGCACCATCCTGCGCGCCGCGGAGCTGGTGCGGGAGGTGGACGTACCCTTGCTGGGCGTCAACCTTGGCCACGTCGGCTTCCTGGCCGAGAGCGAGCGGGCGGACCTGGCCCAGACGGTGGAATGGATTGCCCGCAGGGACTACACGGTTGAAGAGCGCATGACCATCGACGTCCAGGTCTGGGTCCGTGGCCAGAAGATCTGGCACACCTGGGCCCTTAATGAGGCCGCGATCGAAAAAGGCAACCGCGAACGCATGATCGAGGTGGTGACCGAAGTGGACGAGCGCCCGCTGACGTCCTTCGGCTGCGACGGCGTGGTGGTGGCCACCCCCACGGGCTCCACCGCGTACGCGTTTTCCGCCGGCGGGCCCGTCGTGTGGCCGGAGGTCGAGGCCCTGGTGATAGTTCCCATCAGCGCGCACGCGCTCTTTGCCAAACCGCTGGTGGTATCGCCCCGGTCCCGGCTGGCCGTGGAAGTTCTCACCCGCACCGGTGCCCAGGGTGTGCTCTGGTGCGACGGCCGGCGCTCCGTGGACCTGCCGCCCGGGGCCCGGGTTGAAGTGACCAAGTCCGCCACTCCGGTCAGGCTGGCCAGGACGCACCAGACGCCCTTTTCAGCGCGTTTGGTCCGCAAATTTGAACTCCCCATTCACGGCTGGCGCGGCCCCGTGCCGCAGTCGGAGACCATCCACACCGGACCCATCCCGATCGTCCGGACGCCGCGGCCCAGGCCGCCGCTCCAGCTTGCCTCCGGCGACCAGCCGGAGGACGATACCGATCCCGCGACCGCAAAGTGA